One segment of Carya illinoinensis cultivar Pawnee chromosome 1, C.illinoinensisPawnee_v1, whole genome shotgun sequence DNA contains the following:
- the LOC122292255 gene encoding protein FAR1-RELATED SEQUENCE 5-like, with product MTEKGDDGTVRYATLGCPRGGKARNRTLNVVRPCPTGKIECKAKINVLKVDGKYELTTVNNIHNHGLSPKKSRFFQCNREVSDSVKRVLDTNDLAGIRMNKSFGSLVVGVGGIFFADAIQESWILASMDLDDDGRLKNVFWADPSSRAAYEDFSDVVTFDTTYLTNRYGMPFAPFVSVNHHGQSILLGVGLISSEDTATFVWLFKTWLQCMDGIAPRAIITDQDRAMKNAITLVFPQNRHRFCLWNILKKVPEKLSSYSAYKSGMKNAVMKCVYDTQNVQEFESAWEQLITTYKLEENSWLKSLYTERQHWVPTFLKDSFWAGMSTTQRSESPNAFFDGYVHTKTNLKEFVDQFVDALKKKIENENNADFHSFSFTIPCISRSPIEKKFQELYMNAKFREV from the exons ATGACTGAGAAGGGAGATGATGGGACTGTCAGATATGCCACCCTCGGGTGTCCCCGTGGTGGGAAAGCCCGTAATAGGACATTGAATGTTGTCAGGCCATGTCCAACAGGAAAAATAGAGTGTAAGGCGAAGATTAATGTCTTAAAAGTTGACGGAAAGTATGAGTTGACAACAGTTAATAACATTCATAACCACGGCCTCAGTCCAAAAAAATCCCGCTTCTTTCAATGTAATAGAGAAGTTTCTGACTCTGTAAAAAGAGTCTTAGATACAAATGATCTGGCTGGTATCCGAATGAATAAGAGCTTCGGATCTCTTGTCGTTGGCGTGGGAG GAATATTTTTTGCGGATGCAATACAAGAATCCTGGATTCTTGCGTCCATGGATTTAGATGACGACGGGAGGTTAAAGAATGTCTTCTGGGCAGACCCCAGTAGTAGGGCAGCCTATGAAGATTTCAGTGATGTGGTTACATTTGACACCACATATCTGACGAATAGATATGGGATGCCATTCGCACCATTTGTAAGTGTAAACCACCACGGCCAGTCAATTCTTTTGGGAGTTGGATTGATATCCAGTGAGGATACGGCAACGTTTGTGTGGTTATTCAAGACCTGGTTAcagtgtatggatggtatagctCCTAGAGCTATTATTACTGATCAGGATAGAGCAATGAAGAATGCTATTACTCTTGTCTTTCCACAAAATCGACATCGATTTTGTTTGTGGAATATCTTGAAAAAAGTCCCTGAAAAGCTTTCCTCCTATTCTGCCTACAAAAGTGGGATGAAAAATGCTGTGATGAAATGCGTGTATGACACCCAAAATGTTCAAGAGTTTGAAAGCGCTTGGGAGCAGTTAATCACCACTTACAAATTGGAGGAGAATAGTTGGCTGAAAAGTTTATACACTGAGCGTCAACATTGGGTACCGACATTCTTGAAAGATTCTTTCTGGGCAGGGATGAGTACAACGCAGCGGAGCGAGAGCCCAAATGCTTTTTTTGATGGTTATGTTCACACGAAgacaaacttgaaagagtttgtcgaCCAGTTTGTCGACgctttgaagaagaaaattgagaatgaaaataacGCTGACTTTCACTCATTTAGCTTCACAATTCCATGCATATCTAGATCTCCGATCGAGAAGAAATTTCAAGAATTATACATGAATGCAAAATTCAGGGAAGTTTAG